The proteins below are encoded in one region of Amycolatopsis magusensis:
- a CDS encoding glycoside hydrolase family protein, which translates to MTRTADALDDRAEPGGIAVKSFRRLSAAVLVLLATLMVGHPVGAIAAAKKGVSVNTVPGVDQALRDVRAGWFYNWAADLQGVTKPDGTEFVPMIWGAGAVTPENLAKAKSLGTSLLGFNEPDMAGQANLTVEQALDRWPQLQATGMRLGAPAVAFGGDQAGGWLDRFMSGAAARGLRVDFIPLHWYGSDFSAAAVDHLRGYLQNVHNRYGKPIWLTEYALIDFTQSTPRYPSQDQQVAFVKNSSAMLQSLSFVERYSWFTLSTTTAPTGLYDGATANASGQAYRSAG; encoded by the coding sequence TTGACCCGTACCGCCGATGCGCTCGACGATCGAGCGGAACCGGGAGGAATTGCTGTGAAGTCATTCCGCAGGCTGTCCGCCGCCGTACTGGTATTGCTGGCGACGCTCATGGTGGGTCATCCGGTCGGCGCAATCGCCGCCGCGAAAAAGGGCGTCAGCGTGAACACCGTCCCCGGAGTGGACCAAGCACTGCGCGATGTGCGCGCCGGCTGGTTCTACAACTGGGCCGCCGATCTACAGGGCGTCACCAAACCGGACGGCACCGAGTTCGTGCCGATGATCTGGGGCGCTGGCGCGGTCACCCCGGAGAACCTGGCGAAGGCGAAGTCGCTGGGCACCAGCTTGCTGGGCTTCAACGAACCCGACATGGCCGGGCAGGCGAACCTGACGGTCGAGCAGGCACTTGACCGGTGGCCCCAGCTCCAGGCCACCGGGATGCGGCTGGGGGCGCCCGCGGTCGCTTTCGGCGGCGATCAGGCGGGCGGCTGGCTCGACCGGTTCATGAGCGGCGCCGCCGCCAGGGGCCTGCGGGTGGATTTCATCCCGTTGCACTGGTACGGCAGCGACTTCTCCGCGGCTGCCGTCGATCACCTCCGCGGTTATCTGCAGAACGTGCACAACCGGTACGGCAAACCGATCTGGCTCACCGAATACGCCCTCATCGACTTCACGCAGAGCACTCCGCGTTATCCGAGCCAGGACCAGCAAGTGGCTTTCGTCAAGAATTCGTCAGCCATGCTGCAAAGCCTGTCTTTCGTCGAGCGCTACTCCTGGTTCACCCTGTCCACCACCACCGCGCCCACCGGCCTCTACGACGGCGCCACCGCCAATGCCAGCGGGCAGGCGTACCGGTCGGCGGGCTGA
- a CDS encoding glycoside hydrolase family 76 protein, protein MNPAARALALTAALVGGLLSAPSGARAAEAVCFLACDARDPVHAGQEAFPVPEENLNGRRLVLHVSDVDGMAWGSIDHGVQGDAVWLDRSWDGGRTWEGLLGKASIPGTWTGTRTLMYNISDPGGHRRGLLRACGDAAGVGCTQWVYPAVCDVLCDQTDSGQADGDVQPVPATTLNGRVIRLHTDRAGMAWASVEAGGPGDEVWLDRSWDEGATWPDGSSLGRVTATGTSARTSLFATRDPRGRLYGGVVRACGRASTGPNGSCTAWARPAPARASAAADALMYSYDPFPGWWPSSWWNSAAALTTLIDHGDPRYDWVIGRTFEQNRGTFPAGARGSDPIEGNFASRAIDDSAWWGLAWVAAYDRTGDARYLRMATTIADYVHGYWDTGTCGGGVWWDRERTYKNAVTAGLYLRLAAAVHNRTPGDTAWLDRTRTAASWYLGSGLINSANLVNDGLTRDCRNNGQTVWTYNQGLAIGGLLEAWRATGDGALLDMAGRLADAAVTGLTRDGVLTESCDAGTNTCDDNQKQFKGIFSRYLADLAGVTGRYGEFTTRQAASIWSRARDPLNRIGQRWAGASPDQVDWRTQASGLGALVAAR, encoded by the coding sequence GTGAACCCGGCCGCGAGAGCACTGGCGCTGACCGCCGCGCTGGTGGGTGGCCTGCTCAGCGCACCATCCGGCGCACGCGCCGCCGAGGCCGTGTGCTTCCTGGCTTGCGACGCGCGAGATCCCGTCCATGCCGGGCAGGAAGCGTTCCCGGTGCCGGAGGAGAACCTCAACGGCCGCAGGCTGGTGCTCCATGTGTCCGATGTGGACGGAATGGCGTGGGGCAGCATCGACCACGGCGTCCAGGGCGACGCGGTGTGGCTGGACCGGTCGTGGGACGGCGGCCGCACCTGGGAAGGCCTGCTCGGCAAGGCGAGCATCCCGGGCACGTGGACCGGCACCCGCACGCTCATGTACAACATCTCCGATCCCGGCGGCCACCGCCGCGGCCTCCTCCGTGCCTGCGGGGACGCTGCCGGAGTCGGCTGCACGCAGTGGGTGTACCCGGCGGTCTGCGACGTCCTGTGCGATCAGACCGACAGCGGACAGGCCGACGGTGACGTGCAGCCGGTGCCCGCGACGACCCTGAACGGCCGCGTGATCCGCCTGCACACCGACCGCGCGGGCATGGCCTGGGCCAGCGTCGAAGCGGGCGGACCCGGCGACGAGGTCTGGCTGGACCGCTCGTGGGACGAGGGCGCCACCTGGCCGGACGGCTCGTCGCTCGGCCGCGTCACCGCGACCGGCACCAGCGCCCGGACCAGCCTGTTCGCCACCCGCGACCCGCGCGGGCGCCTCTACGGCGGCGTGGTCCGCGCGTGCGGGCGCGCCTCCACCGGCCCGAACGGCAGTTGCACGGCCTGGGCGCGCCCGGCACCCGCGCGCGCGAGCGCGGCCGCCGACGCGCTCATGTACTCCTACGACCCGTTCCCCGGCTGGTGGCCGAGCAGCTGGTGGAACTCGGCGGCCGCGCTGACCACGCTGATCGACCACGGCGACCCGCGGTACGACTGGGTCATCGGCCGGACGTTCGAGCAGAACCGGGGCACCTTCCCCGCCGGGGCCCGCGGCAGCGACCCGATCGAGGGGAACTTCGCCAGCCGCGCGATCGACGACTCGGCCTGGTGGGGCCTGGCGTGGGTGGCGGCGTACGACCGCACCGGCGACGCCCGCTACCTGCGGATGGCGACCACCATCGCGGACTACGTGCACGGCTACTGGGACACCGGCACCTGCGGCGGCGGCGTGTGGTGGGACCGGGAACGCACGTACAAGAACGCCGTCACCGCCGGGCTGTACCTGCGCCTCGCCGCGGCCGTCCACAACCGGACACCGGGCGACACCGCCTGGCTGGACCGCACCCGCACCGCCGCGAGCTGGTACCTCGGCAGCGGGCTGATCAACAGCGCGAACCTGGTCAACGACGGGCTCACCCGCGACTGCCGCAACAACGGCCAGACGGTCTGGACCTACAACCAGGGACTCGCCATCGGCGGCCTCCTCGAAGCGTGGCGGGCCACCGGGGACGGCGCCCTGCTCGACATGGCCGGGCGGCTCGCCGACGCCGCCGTCACCGGCCTCACCCGCGACGGCGTGCTGACCGAGTCCTGCGATGCCGGCACGAACACCTGTGACGACAACCAGAAGCAGTTCAAGGGCATTTTCAGCCGGTACCTGGCCGACCTGGCGGGGGTCACCGGCCGCTACGGCGAGTTCACCACCCGCCAGGCGGCGTCGATCTGGTCCCGCGCCCGGGATCCGCTGAACCGGATCGGGCAGCGCTGGGCCGGCGCGAGCCCGGACCAGGTCGACTGGCGCACGCAGGCGAGCGGCCTCGGCGCCCTCGTCGCCGCGCGGTGA
- a CDS encoding TetR/AcrR family transcriptional regulator — protein sequence MPTRRAETSQESRRLLVEAAATAFADRGYRQTTVAEVAELAGISRGSIPWHFGNKEGLLLAVVEHAFELVSRNTAEPRLPGPEGLRDLTDQSAAFVRQPITKLMISLLADAMDEDSPVHDRYVELHRAMRAHIAAWAEQPYDGCGLPEGVTPDDVGVVVLGASMGIHQQWRLAPDRVDLDRAFDSLQRILLAAVQSRA from the coding sequence ATGCCCACCCGCCGTGCGGAAACCAGCCAGGAGAGCCGCCGGTTGCTGGTCGAGGCGGCCGCGACGGCCTTCGCGGACCGGGGGTACCGGCAGACGACCGTCGCCGAGGTGGCCGAGCTCGCCGGCATCAGCCGCGGCTCCATCCCGTGGCACTTCGGCAACAAGGAGGGCCTGCTGCTCGCGGTGGTCGAGCACGCCTTCGAGTTGGTCTCCCGCAACACTGCCGAGCCGCGGCTCCCCGGACCGGAGGGGCTGCGGGACCTGACCGACCAGAGCGCGGCGTTCGTCCGGCAGCCGATCACCAAGCTGATGATCAGCCTGCTCGCCGACGCGATGGACGAGGACTCGCCGGTGCACGACCGGTACGTCGAACTGCACCGCGCGATGCGCGCCCACATCGCCGCCTGGGCCGAGCAGCCGTACGACGGGTGCGGGCTGCCCGAGGGCGTCACCCCCGACGACGTCGGCGTGGTGGTGCTCGGCGCCTCCATGGGCATCCACCAGCAATGGCGGCTGGCGCCGGACCGCGTCGACCTCGACCGGGCCTTCGACAGCCTGCAGCGGATTCTCCTGGCGGCGGTCCAGTCGCGCGCCTGA
- a CDS encoding YVTN family beta-propeller repeat protein has translation MRRLVAAGVLLVLLVPLTAHANRYPPRVQVFVANTGSDNVTVYDTRRREVVATVPVGDSPVGVGVVPGGERVYVTNELADTVSVIDARTYAVVATVPVGANPFGVAATPAHVYVTNFGDGTVTVIDAATGTPVRDLPVGRFPHTPVTSPDGRRVYVTNNGSQSVSVIDTSTQEVMATYPVGTYPAGIATSPAGDRIYVANTGSDSVTVVDTAAGTTVATVPVGESPMGVSVTPRGQVYVANAGSDAVSVLDGPAITASSPGVVTSTVSVQAQPEGAAAAPDDSFVYVTNTAADSMSVIDTGTFTATATVPVGSKPEGLAVSS, from the coding sequence GTGCGCCGGCTGGTGGCCGCCGGCGTGCTGCTCGTGCTCCTGGTCCCGCTCACCGCCCACGCGAACCGCTACCCGCCGCGGGTGCAGGTTTTCGTGGCCAACACCGGATCCGACAACGTCACCGTCTACGACACCCGGCGCCGGGAGGTGGTGGCCACGGTGCCGGTCGGGGATTCGCCGGTCGGCGTCGGCGTGGTGCCCGGGGGTGAGCGGGTCTACGTGACCAACGAACTGGCCGACACGGTCTCGGTGATCGACGCACGCACCTACGCGGTGGTGGCGACCGTGCCGGTCGGGGCCAACCCGTTCGGCGTCGCCGCCACACCGGCGCACGTCTACGTGACCAACTTCGGCGACGGCACGGTGACCGTCATCGACGCCGCCACCGGCACCCCGGTGCGCGACCTGCCGGTCGGGCGGTTCCCGCACACGCCGGTGACCAGCCCGGACGGCCGCCGGGTCTACGTCACCAACAACGGCTCGCAGAGCGTCTCGGTGATCGACACCAGCACGCAGGAGGTGATGGCGACCTACCCCGTCGGCACCTACCCGGCCGGGATCGCGACGAGCCCGGCCGGCGACCGGATCTACGTGGCCAACACCGGTTCCGACAGCGTGACGGTGGTCGACACCGCCGCCGGGACCACCGTGGCGACCGTGCCGGTCGGCGAGTCGCCCATGGGTGTCTCGGTGACGCCGCGGGGTCAGGTCTACGTCGCCAACGCGGGCTCGGACGCGGTCTCCGTGCTCGACGGCCCGGCCATCACGGCCAGCTCGCCCGGCGTGGTCACCTCGACGGTTTCCGTGCAGGCACAACCGGAAGGCGCCGCCGCCGCCCCGGACGACAGCTTCGTCTACGTCACGAACACCGCCGCCGACTCGATGTCGGTCATCGACACCGGCACCTTCACCGCGACCGCCACCGTGCCGGTCGGCAGCAAACCGGAAGGCCTCGCCGTCTCCTCCTGA
- a CDS encoding polysaccharide lyase family 7 protein, with amino-acid sequence MRRTLGVVLAAVVAGVPGAVPAVAAAAGSPLQITGASASADDGNVAANTLDKDLSTRWSAEGDGVWIQYDLGTAQTVGSVSLAWHKGDTRKHTFDVETSADGSSWKTVLANKVSSDTTLEPQNYDFADGSARYVRVVGHGNTANEWTSITEAAVLGTDGGGGGTCAYPADVLDLRKWYVGLPIGEAEKPKNVEQPALATYSIDPWFTTTPDCTAVQFRAAVNGVTTSGSNYPRSELREMTGSGQTKASWSSTSGTHTMTIDQAITALPKGKPHVVAGQIHDADDDVSVFRLEDKKLYVTHGDEDEDFTLVDDSYELGERFQAKFVVSGGKIKAYYNGVLKATLSDNFTGGYFKAGAYTQANCEKASPCSSSNYGEVKIYDVEVTHS; translated from the coding sequence ATGAGAAGAACTCTTGGCGTGGTGCTGGCGGCGGTCGTGGCCGGGGTCCCCGGCGCGGTCCCCGCCGTCGCGGCCGCGGCGGGTTCTCCCCTGCAGATCACGGGAGCATCGGCCAGCGCGGACGACGGCAATGTCGCGGCCAACACGCTCGACAAGGATCTGAGCACGCGGTGGTCCGCCGAGGGCGACGGGGTGTGGATCCAGTACGACCTCGGCACGGCGCAGACCGTCGGCTCGGTGTCCCTCGCCTGGCACAAGGGCGACACCAGGAAGCACACCTTCGACGTCGAAACCTCCGCCGACGGCTCTTCGTGGAAGACCGTGCTGGCGAACAAGGTCAGCAGTGACACCACGCTGGAGCCGCAGAACTACGACTTCGCCGACGGTTCCGCCCGGTACGTGCGCGTGGTCGGCCACGGGAACACGGCCAACGAGTGGACCAGCATCACCGAGGCGGCCGTCCTCGGGACGGACGGCGGCGGGGGCGGCACCTGCGCCTACCCGGCCGATGTGCTGGACCTGCGGAAGTGGTACGTCGGGCTGCCCATCGGCGAGGCGGAGAAGCCGAAGAACGTCGAACAGCCGGCGCTCGCGACGTATTCGATCGATCCGTGGTTCACCACCACGCCGGACTGCACGGCGGTCCAGTTCCGCGCCGCCGTCAACGGCGTGACCACGAGCGGGTCCAACTACCCGCGGTCGGAACTGCGGGAGATGACCGGCTCCGGCCAGACGAAGGCCAGCTGGTCCTCCACCTCGGGCACGCACACGATGACCATCGACCAGGCCATCACCGCGCTCCCGAAGGGCAAGCCGCACGTGGTCGCCGGGCAGATCCACGACGCCGACGACGACGTGTCGGTCTTCCGCCTGGAGGACAAGAAGCTCTACGTCACCCACGGGGACGAGGACGAGGACTTCACCCTGGTCGACGACAGCTACGAACTCGGCGAACGGTTCCAGGCGAAGTTCGTGGTGAGCGGCGGCAAGATCAAGGCCTATTACAACGGCGTCCTCAAGGCCACGCTCTCCGACAACTTCACCGGCGGTTACTTCAAGGCTGGCGCGTACACGCAGGCCAACTGCGAAAAGGCGTCGCCGTGTTCGAGCAGCAACTACGGCGAAGTGAAGATTTACGACGTCGAAGTGACCCACAGCTGA
- a CDS encoding polysaccharide lyase family 7 protein: MRSIRLAAGVVACAFSMNLVAPAANATEATGGGGCTRPAQVLDLKNWKITLPVDDPAQVGPQPLEIRQPRLKGYAVDPWFVPTAACDGVRFRSAVNGVTTPNSSYPRSELHEMTRAGTQHISWPPDSGSHTMVIDQTITHLPNDKPHVVAGQIHDGEDDVTVFRLEGQKLYVTNGDDPNYALIDENYVLGTRFQAKFEVRDGRIEAFYNGVPKVTLPATFAGAYFKAGAYTQANCARSAPCEAGNFGEVIIHGLSVTHR; the protein is encoded by the coding sequence ATGCGGTCGATCAGACTGGCCGCGGGTGTGGTCGCCTGCGCGTTTTCGATGAACCTGGTGGCACCCGCCGCGAACGCCACCGAAGCCACCGGCGGGGGTGGGTGCACCCGGCCCGCCCAGGTGCTCGACCTGAAGAACTGGAAGATCACCCTGCCGGTCGACGACCCGGCCCAGGTGGGTCCGCAGCCGCTGGAAATCCGTCAGCCCCGGCTCAAGGGGTACGCGGTCGACCCGTGGTTCGTGCCGACCGCGGCCTGCGACGGCGTCCGCTTCCGCAGCGCGGTCAACGGGGTGACCACGCCCAACAGCAGCTACCCGCGGTCGGAACTGCACGAGATGACGCGCGCCGGCACGCAGCACATCAGCTGGCCGCCGGATTCGGGCAGCCACACCATGGTCATCGACCAGACGATCACCCACCTGCCCAACGACAAGCCGCACGTGGTCGCGGGCCAGATCCACGACGGCGAGGACGACGTCACCGTCTTCCGGCTCGAAGGCCAGAAGCTCTACGTCACCAACGGGGACGACCCGAACTACGCGCTGATCGACGAAAACTACGTGCTCGGCACCCGGTTCCAGGCGAAGTTCGAGGTGCGCGACGGCCGGATCGAGGCGTTCTACAACGGGGTGCCCAAGGTGACGCTGCCGGCCACCTTCGCGGGCGCCTACTTCAAGGCCGGTGCCTACACGCAGGCCAACTGCGCGAGGTCCGCCCCCTGCGAGGCGGGGAACTTCGGCGAGGTGATCATCCACGGGCTGTCCGTGACGCACCGGTGA
- a CDS encoding serine/threonine-protein kinase produces the protein MRTGDVIDGRYQLEEVTGGGAGGLVWTAFDRKLKRKVALKRPHVMASEADRLQFVREAETAAQVHHPNAISIFDTVDADGCWLVMEYLHARSLDKVLAEHGPRPPEWVATVGAQIAAALAALHDCRIVHRDVKPGNVLVTDDGLAKLTDFGISVWREVTWTHDGNLSGTPAFVAPEVAKGRPADEASDVYSLGATLFTALEGEPPFGTGEPAEILERVRGGEVPESSRAGPLAPLLGDMLAVRPDRRPDAEQVRQRLEEIAGPQRVAWSSATAARRPWWRRRTPWVLAAIVLAATVTAATLVPLLWRGEPAEDLVGDEHTASPCALLDAEALSAHFGVPTQLHQAMGNFNRCDVLLSPGAGAAAAVDIEVQLLRLKRHPVVGQMFEDEGPPEEDECARPVKVDDRYGIQIAAKGFHPQERLCATADVAAEQVRGVLERGPIPRRAEPLPASSLAYVDACTLLDSAALAVYPSIDAGAGAKGFGGWRCRWFGTADQIDVLMRYDQHSSTSAVEGDPIPFPGREAHIRAEAEACTVHVIHRPSGQPTGPTIDVMVLTVGGPRPDPAYCPRAIELAEAAASRLPR, from the coding sequence GTGCGCACGGGAGACGTGATCGACGGGCGTTACCAGCTGGAAGAGGTCACCGGCGGTGGGGCCGGTGGCCTGGTGTGGACGGCTTTCGACCGCAAGCTCAAGCGCAAGGTGGCGCTCAAGCGGCCGCACGTGATGGCCAGCGAGGCCGACCGGCTCCAGTTCGTCCGCGAGGCCGAGACGGCGGCGCAGGTGCACCACCCGAACGCCATCTCGATCTTCGACACGGTCGATGCGGACGGGTGCTGGCTGGTGATGGAGTACCTGCACGCGCGGAGCCTGGACAAGGTGCTGGCCGAGCACGGGCCGCGGCCGCCGGAGTGGGTGGCGACGGTGGGCGCGCAGATCGCGGCCGCGCTGGCCGCCCTGCACGACTGCCGGATCGTGCACCGGGATGTCAAGCCGGGCAACGTACTCGTCACCGACGACGGGCTCGCCAAGCTGACCGACTTCGGCATCTCCGTCTGGCGTGAGGTGACCTGGACCCACGACGGCAACCTCAGCGGCACCCCGGCCTTCGTCGCGCCCGAGGTGGCGAAGGGACGCCCGGCCGACGAAGCCTCGGACGTCTATTCGTTGGGCGCCACGCTGTTCACCGCGCTGGAAGGCGAGCCGCCGTTCGGCACCGGTGAACCGGCGGAGATCCTGGAGCGCGTCCGCGGTGGCGAAGTCCCGGAGTCGTCCCGGGCGGGGCCGCTGGCGCCACTGCTCGGGGACATGCTGGCGGTCCGGCCGGATCGGCGGCCGGACGCCGAACAGGTCCGGCAGCGGCTCGAGGAGATCGCCGGCCCCCAGCGGGTCGCCTGGTCGTCCGCCACGGCTGCCCGCCGGCCGTGGTGGCGTCGTCGCACGCCTTGGGTGCTGGCCGCGATCGTGCTCGCGGCGACGGTGACCGCCGCGACGCTGGTTCCCTTGCTGTGGCGGGGAGAACCCGCCGAAGACCTGGTGGGGGACGAGCACACCGCCTCGCCCTGCGCCCTGCTAGACGCGGAGGCGCTGAGCGCGCACTTCGGTGTGCCGACGCAGTTGCACCAGGCGATGGGCAACTTCAACCGCTGCGACGTGCTCCTCTCCCCGGGAGCCGGTGCGGCCGCGGCGGTGGACATCGAGGTGCAGCTGCTCCGGCTCAAGCGGCACCCCGTGGTCGGGCAGATGTTCGAAGACGAGGGCCCGCCGGAGGAGGACGAATGCGCCCGGCCGGTGAAAGTGGACGACCGGTACGGCATCCAGATCGCGGCGAAGGGTTTCCACCCCCAGGAACGGCTTTGCGCCACCGCCGACGTGGCCGCGGAACAAGTGCGCGGCGTGCTCGAGCGTGGGCCGATCCCGCGCCGCGCGGAGCCGCTGCCCGCGTCCTCCCTGGCCTACGTCGACGCCTGCACCTTGCTGGACAGCGCCGCGCTGGCCGTCTACCCCTCGATCGATGCGGGTGCCGGGGCGAAGGGCTTCGGCGGGTGGCGTTGCCGGTGGTTCGGCACCGCCGACCAGATCGACGTCCTGATGCGGTACGACCAGCATTCCAGCACTTCGGCGGTCGAGGGGGACCCGATTCCCTTCCCCGGCCGCGAAGCCCACATCCGGGCGGAGGCCGAAGCGTGCACGGTGCACGTGATCCACCGGCCGTCCGGGCAGCCGACCGGGCCGACGATCGACGTCATGGTGCTCACCGTCGGCGGCCCCCGCCCGGATCCGGCGTACTGCCCGCGCGCGATCGAACTGGCCGAGGCGGCGGCGTCCCGGTTGCCGCGCTGA
- a CDS encoding FHA domain-containing protein produces the protein MTRESLARGVPPAAASTVVALTVTGRITAGPVEGRTIRFGRNRTEVDLPVGETDPRVSRRHGLLVRRESHWWVSNTGRLPIRLPKANWLFPGEEPIPLPTGYTPMFIRGSRDREHLLELYISGEDGGQPAARHDAVTHQPRQWPLTPDERLLLVVLGQRYLFHDANPQPISRQQAALMLAELQPEANWSVKRVEHMVSDVRVRLSAAGVHGLLREEVGEPVGNTLNDNLLRELILSTTLVPPDLSLLDSI, from the coding sequence ATGACCCGCGAAAGCCTGGCGCGTGGCGTACCCCCGGCCGCGGCGAGCACCGTCGTCGCGCTCACCGTGACCGGCCGGATCACCGCCGGTCCGGTGGAAGGCCGCACGATCCGGTTCGGCCGCAACCGCACCGAGGTCGACCTGCCCGTCGGCGAGACCGATCCGCGGGTGAGCCGGCGGCACGGCCTGCTGGTCCGGCGGGAGTCCCACTGGTGGGTCAGCAACACCGGGCGGCTCCCCATCCGGCTGCCCAAGGCGAACTGGTTGTTCCCCGGTGAGGAGCCGATCCCGCTGCCCACCGGGTACACCCCGATGTTCATCCGCGGTTCCCGCGACCGCGAACACCTGCTCGAGCTGTACATCTCCGGCGAGGACGGCGGACAGCCCGCGGCCAGGCACGACGCGGTCACCCACCAGCCCCGGCAGTGGCCGCTCACCCCCGACGAACGCCTGCTGCTGGTGGTGCTGGGCCAGCGCTACCTCTTCCACGACGCCAACCCGCAGCCGATCTCCCGCCAGCAGGCCGCGCTGATGCTGGCCGAGTTGCAGCCGGAAGCGAACTGGAGCGTCAAACGGGTGGAGCACATGGTCTCCGACGTCCGCGTCCGGCTGTCCGCGGCGGGGGTGCACGGGCTGCTGCGGGAGGAAGTCGGGGAACCGGTGGGAAACACGCTCAACGACAACCTGCTCCGAGAACTGATCCTGTCGACCACGCTGGTGCCCCCGGACCTGTCCCTGCTCGATTCCATCTGA
- a CDS encoding sensor histidine kinase encodes MVNLRWVSKLRGGAVWYPAIGLLLFAGSLVPALHSQGTQFGGMPARPYDLLAILAVAFQCVPLAVCRRWPVLCVAVVGLGFAIDQLRGYHSFAGTALPIAVLIASSQLQRRRRTVALALTTAYVLLVVTFELLGAGESPAEYVTFYLVIAFAWGIGVWWRSTRLADAERRLRVAEETRAAERSRIARELHDVVTHHVTAMVVQTEAARYLTTKPERLDQTLTDVTDTGRRALTDLRHLLDVLNPDHSTRADGLRDLVEQTRRAGQPVEFTEQGTPAEPSGSAGPVAYRVVQEALTNALKHAHGSPTSVQVHHGDREITVEVSTDGVSTETASLGGSGRGLAGLGDRVGVLGGDFSAGRSTSGGFYVRARIPAGSSS; translated from the coding sequence GTGGTCAACCTCCGGTGGGTTTCGAAGCTGCGCGGCGGCGCGGTCTGGTACCCGGCGATCGGGCTGCTGCTCTTCGCCGGGTCGCTGGTGCCGGCGCTGCACAGCCAGGGCACGCAGTTCGGCGGCATGCCCGCGCGGCCTTACGACCTGCTGGCCATCCTCGCGGTCGCCTTCCAATGCGTTCCGCTCGCGGTGTGCCGCCGGTGGCCCGTCCTTTGCGTCGCGGTGGTGGGGCTCGGCTTCGCCATCGACCAGCTTCGCGGGTACCACTCGTTCGCGGGCACGGCGCTGCCCATCGCGGTGCTGATCGCGAGTTCCCAGCTGCAGCGGCGACGCCGGACCGTCGCGCTCGCGCTCACCACGGCGTACGTGCTGCTGGTGGTCACGTTCGAGCTGCTCGGCGCGGGTGAGTCGCCGGCCGAATACGTGACGTTCTACCTGGTGATCGCCTTCGCCTGGGGCATCGGGGTGTGGTGGCGGTCCACCCGGCTCGCCGACGCCGAACGACGCCTCCGTGTCGCGGAGGAAACCCGCGCCGCCGAACGCAGCCGCATCGCCCGCGAACTCCACGACGTCGTGACCCACCACGTGACGGCGATGGTCGTGCAGACCGAAGCGGCCCGCTACCTGACCACCAAACCGGAACGCCTCGACCAGACCCTGACCGACGTCACGGACACCGGCAGGCGCGCCCTCACCGACCTGCGGCACCTGCTGGACGTGCTCAACCCCGACCACAGCACCCGGGCCGACGGGCTGCGCGACCTCGTGGAGCAGACACGCCGGGCCGGGCAGCCGGTCGAGTTCACCGAGCAGGGCACCCCGGCGGAACCGTCCGGCAGCGCCGGTCCGGTGGCCTACCGGGTCGTGCAGGAGGCCCTGACCAACGCCCTCAAGCACGCCCACGGCAGCCCCACCTCGGTGCAGGTCCACCACGGCGACCGGGAGATCACCGTGGAGGTCAGCACGGACGGTGTCAGTACGGAAACCGCGTCCCTGGGCGGAAGTGGCCGGGGACTCGCCGGGCTCGGTGACCGGGTCGGCGTCCTGGGCGGCGACTTCAGCGCGGGCCGCAGCACGAGCGGCGGCTTCTACGTGCGGGCCCGCATCCCGGCCGGGAGCTCGTCGTGA